The Thiobacillus sp. genome contains a region encoding:
- a CDS encoding dihydroneopterin aldolase, whose amino-acid sequence MDILFLRDFRLELIIGLYEWERKAPQPVMLDLEIGLYDHKAGHTDDVADTIDYGKVAARIQEVVGERDIRLVETLGELIADIVRREFGAPWVRVAVRKLAILRGVKELGIIVERGSRI is encoded by the coding sequence ATGGATATCTTGTTTCTGCGGGACTTTCGTCTCGAACTGATTATCGGGCTGTACGAATGGGAGCGCAAAGCGCCCCAGCCCGTCATGCTGGACCTGGAGATCGGCCTCTACGACCACAAGGCCGGCCACACCGACGACGTGGCCGACACCATCGACTACGGCAAGGTGGCCGCCCGCATCCAGGAAGTGGTGGGGGAGCGGGACATCCGCCTGGTGGAAACCCTGGGGGAGCTCATCGCCGACATCGTGCGCCGGGAATTCGGCGCCCCCTGGGTGCGGGTGGCGGTGCGCAAGCTTGCCATCCTGCGGGGGGTGAAGGAGCTGGGCATCATCGTCGAGCGGGGCTCGCGGATATAA
- a CDS encoding type II toxin-antitoxin system RelE/ParE family toxin: MPRVVWLPEALGDILRLNDFLAGKSPQAARNAVLCIQAAARQLETFPEIGKPMGDGRRELFAAFGAGAYVLRYRLNESGQPVVIRVWHTRELREG, translated from the coding sequence GTGCCCCGAGTAGTCTGGCTGCCCGAGGCGCTGGGGGACATCCTGCGTCTCAACGATTTCCTCGCCGGCAAGAGCCCCCAGGCGGCGCGCAACGCTGTGCTCTGCATCCAGGCCGCCGCGCGCCAGCTCGAGACCTTTCCGGAGATCGGCAAGCCCATGGGCGATGGCCGAAGGGAATTGTTCGCCGCCTTCGGGGCAGGAGCCTATGTGCTGCGCTATCGGTTGAATGAAAGCGGACAGCCGGTGGTCATCCGGGTTTGGCATACGCGGGAGTTACGGGAAGGCTGA
- a CDS encoding class I SAM-dependent methyltransferase, whose translation MSKPDKVVLDDKHFDSKARQWDENPVFVERARKIADGLRARVPLSPTMTALDYGSGSGLLSFPLKDELGHITLSDTSAGMLEVAREKIDAQGVKNMATLQADLSVASLPDTRFDLIYSSMTLHHIPDTAAILAAFHAHLNPGGWLGIADLDQEDGSFHGIEVDVHHGFDRDSLAARLGQAGFTQISFDTVFEIEKDQPEGKRAYPVFLMVARKP comes from the coding sequence GTGAGCAAGCCCGACAAGGTCGTCCTGGATGACAAGCACTTCGACAGCAAGGCCCGCCAATGGGACGAAAACCCGGTGTTCGTGGAACGGGCCCGCAAGATCGCCGACGGCCTGCGGGCCCGGGTACCCCTGTCCCCCACCATGACCGCCCTGGATTACGGCAGCGGCTCAGGCCTGCTTAGCTTTCCCCTCAAGGATGAACTGGGGCACATCACCCTGTCCGATACCTCTGCCGGCATGCTGGAAGTGGCCCGGGAAAAAATCGACGCCCAGGGGGTGAAGAACATGGCCACCCTGCAAGCCGACCTGTCGGTTGCGAGCCTGCCCGACACCCGCTTCGACCTGATCTATTCCAGCATGACCCTGCACCACATCCCGGACACGGCGGCCATCCTGGCCGCCTTCCACGCCCACCTGAACCCGGGCGGCTGGCTGGGCATTGCCGACCTGGACCAGGAGGACGGCAGCTTCCACGGCATCGAAGTGGACGTGCACCACGGCTTTGACCGGGACAGCCTGGCAGCCCGCCTCGGTCAGGCCGGCTTCACCCAGATCAGCTTTGACACCGTGTTCGAGATCGAGAAAGACCAGCCGGAAGGCAAGAGGGCCTACCCGGTGTTTCTGATGGTGGCGCGGAAACCTTGA
- a CDS encoding DUF3466 family protein has translation MAATVGEKMQKRGGRRGSPAECVPIDNHRSLNMLKPLVVAVAVAITFPAFAQTVRYQVTDIGVGPQSGTDLGYFAEKINNQGHVLASILTPPASGSHPYTARPAIWNGGSWLPMPEISGREGTEWIYWANGINDNGLVVGDSSRIAAEFDENENGQYQGFVWDTNTNQVTTFGAPTYGQESGASAINNQGLVAGAMGTSGAAGTYRAMVWNNGVFSDAINPANPAITSADEINSQGYIAGQYHDAQGSKVFYKNHVLGSMVYTYSYANYSELDVEDLNDQGLVALAADNDCDQNGCDRVGLIWDPVNGQAVVIESTPGWAWGSSASGLNNLGQVVGQGMNSHDVGWDGAIIWDAANGVQSLNQMLEPGTEYVIWEGIDINDDGVILALGAHYSSNMEGKLLLLTPVPVPEPETYALLLAGLGLVGFTARRRKA, from the coding sequence ATGGCGGCGACGGTCGGGGAAAAAATGCAGAAACGCGGCGGCAGGCGCGGCTCACCGGCGGAATGCGTTCCGATTGACAACCACAGGAGTCTGAACATGCTCAAACCGCTCGTCGTCGCCGTCGCTGTAGCGATCACTTTCCCAGCATTCGCCCAAACAGTTCGCTACCAGGTCACCGACATTGGCGTAGGCCCCCAATCGGGTACTGATCTGGGCTACTTCGCGGAAAAAATCAACAATCAGGGTCATGTCCTGGCCAGCATCTTGACGCCACCGGCCTCAGGCAGCCATCCCTACACAGCGAGGCCCGCAATCTGGAACGGCGGTAGCTGGCTGCCAATGCCCGAGATATCGGGTCGGGAGGGTACCGAGTGGATCTACTGGGCCAACGGCATCAACGACAACGGCCTGGTGGTCGGCGATTCCAGCCGCATCGCCGCCGAGTTCGATGAAAACGAGAACGGTCAATACCAGGGGTTTGTCTGGGACACCAATACGAACCAGGTGACGACTTTCGGCGCCCCGACCTACGGTCAGGAATCCGGCGCCTCGGCCATCAACAACCAAGGCCTGGTAGCCGGCGCCATGGGAACCAGTGGCGCCGCGGGGACGTATCGCGCCATGGTTTGGAACAACGGCGTGTTCAGCGATGCGATCAACCCCGCGAATCCGGCAATCACATCCGCGGATGAAATCAATTCCCAGGGGTATATCGCCGGACAGTACCACGACGCACAAGGATCAAAGGTTTTCTACAAGAACCATGTCCTTGGCTCAATGGTGTACACGTACAGCTATGCCAACTACTCGGAGCTAGATGTCGAAGACCTGAACGACCAGGGTCTGGTCGCCCTTGCCGCGGACAATGATTGTGACCAGAACGGTTGCGACCGGGTCGGCCTGATCTGGGATCCCGTAAACGGTCAGGCGGTCGTGATCGAGAGCACCCCCGGCTGGGCCTGGGGCTCCTCCGCAAGTGGCCTCAACAACCTGGGCCAAGTGGTGGGCCAAGGAATGAACAGCCACGACGTCGGTTGGGATGGCGCCATCATCTGGGATGCCGCTAACGGGGTTCAGTCTCTCAACCAGATGCTGGAACCCGGTACCGAGTACGTCATCTGGGAAGGCATCGACATCAACGACGACGGGGTCATCCTGGCCCTCGGCGCCCATTACTCCAGCAACATGGAAGGAAAACTCCTTCTCCTCACCCCGGTGCCCGTCCCCGAACCCGAAACCTACGCCCTGCTGCTGGCCGGGCTGGGGCTGGTGGGCTTCACGGCGCGGCGGCGTAAGGCATGA
- a CDS encoding PEP-CTERM sorting domain-containing protein, with protein sequence MAGSVTLQGVVFSDAYSGSPDFVYILANDGAGASGSLNGTTAIWLGRSSSRITLPAGLTAFGTDYAVPIGGPGGLPVGQTSTIEATFHFRDATAPEMFALSVTGKSQFFGYIGPEIDYIDLAYANNHYMVFDNMSIAQAVPEPETYALMLTGLGLVGFVARQGRRQN encoded by the coding sequence ATGGCCGGCAGCGTTACGTTGCAAGGAGTGGTGTTTTCCGACGCGTATTCAGGCAGCCCGGACTTCGTCTATATCCTAGCGAATGACGGTGCCGGTGCCAGTGGTTCCCTCAACGGGACCACCGCCATCTGGCTTGGCCGCTCCAGTTCCCGCATTACCCTGCCGGCTGGATTGACGGCCTTTGGCACGGATTACGCTGTTCCGATTGGAGGGCCGGGCGGCTTGCCTGTTGGACAGACATCCACCATCGAAGCCACCTTCCACTTCCGGGATGCCACCGCACCGGAGATGTTTGCGTTGTCCGTGACGGGGAAGAGCCAGTTCTTCGGCTACATCGGGCCTGAAATCGACTACATCGACCTTGCTTATGCGAACAACCACTACATGGTCTTCGACAACATGAGCATCGCCCAGGCCGTCCCCGAACCCGAAACCTACGCCCTGATGCTGACCGGATTGGGGCTGGTTGGATTTGTTGCCCGTCAGGGCCGTAGACAGAATTGA
- the plsY gene encoding glycerol-3-phosphate 1-O-acyltransferase PlsY produces MTESTPLLIIACVLAYLLGSISFAILVAKAYGLPDPRSHGSGNPGATNMLRTGRKSAAALTLIGDAFKGAVAVWLAQWATAQYGLPVYTPYLAALAAFLGHLFPVFFGFKGGKGVATALGVLIALDLRLGGLCILTWVAVFAITRVSSLSALVAATLAPVYGYYLLGHGPETRFLAGILATLSLLVLARHHSNIRKLISGEEKAFKKR; encoded by the coding sequence ATGACTGAATCTACGCCCCTTTTGATCATTGCCTGTGTGCTGGCCTACCTGCTGGGCTCCATTTCCTTCGCCATCCTGGTAGCCAAGGCCTACGGTCTGCCGGACCCCCGCAGCCACGGCTCCGGCAACCCGGGTGCCACGAACATGCTGCGCACGGGGAGGAAATCCGCCGCCGCCCTCACCCTCATCGGCGACGCCTTCAAGGGCGCCGTGGCGGTCTGGCTGGCCCAGTGGGCCACGGCACAGTACGGCCTTCCGGTCTACACGCCCTACCTGGCGGCCCTGGCCGCCTTCCTGGGCCACCTGTTTCCGGTGTTCTTCGGCTTCAAGGGCGGAAAAGGGGTGGCCACGGCCCTGGGAGTGCTCATCGCCCTGGACCTGCGCCTGGGGGGACTGTGCATCCTGACCTGGGTGGCGGTGTTCGCCATCACCCGGGTTTCTTCCCTCTCCGCCCTGGTGGCCGCAACGCTGGCGCCAGTCTATGGCTATTATTTATTAGGGCATGGTCCGGAGACGCGGTTCCTGGCCGGCATTCTGGCCACTCTGTCCCTGCTGGTATTGGCAAGGCACCACAGCAATATCCGGAAACTGATCTCCGGCGAGGAAAAGGC
- a CDS encoding toxin-antitoxin system yields MSSTLGIKLDDATRERLKSVASGLDRAPHWVIKTALIEFLDRQENALREQQEDEARWARYQESGQAISQERVMQWLDALADGRREPCPE; encoded by the coding sequence ATGTCTTCAACCTTGGGAATCAAACTGGATGACGCCACCCGGGAGCGGTTGAAGAGCGTTGCCTCGGGTCTTGACCGCGCGCCCCATTGGGTCATCAAGACCGCGCTGATCGAGTTCCTGGACCGGCAAGAAAACGCCCTCAGGGAACAACAGGAAGACGAGGCCCGCTGGGCGCGCTATCAGGAATCCGGACAGGCCATCTCTCAGGAGCGCGTTATGCAATGGCTCGACGCCCTGGCCGATGGACGCCGGGAACCGTGCCCCGAGTAG